AAATTGACGGAATGAAGGCCATAATGCCCCGGATCCGCCGGGACTTGGTGGACGAGATAATCGTCTTGGATGGCGGCTCGAAGGACGGAACCATAGAATGGGCGCGGGAGAACGGCTACCTTGTCCACGTGCAGGAAAAACCGGGGCTTCGCAACGCCTACATGGAAATCTGGCCGAAGATTTCGGGCGACGTGGTCATCACCTTTTCGCCGGACGGAAACTCCATACCGGAGCTGATTCCGCTCCTTGCCGAAAAAATGAGGGAGGGCTTCGACATGGTGATAGCCTCCCGTTACAAGGACGGGGCCAAAAGCTTCGACGACGACTTCATCACGGCATTAGGGAATCGCCTTTTCACGGGCGGCATCAATCTTCTTCACAACGGGGCCTACACCGACGCGATGGTGATATACCGGGCCTTTCGGAAAAACCTGGTTTATGAGCTTGGCCTTGACCGCGAAAAGCCCTACGCGG
This region of Deltaproteobacteria bacterium genomic DNA includes:
- a CDS encoding glycosyltransferase family 2 protein gives rise to the protein MKTTLIVAALNEIDGMKAIMPRIRRDLVDEIIVLDGGSKDGTIEWARENGYLVHVQEKPGLRNAYMEIWPKISGDVVITFSPDGNSIPELIPLLAEKMREGFDMVIASRYKDGAKSFDDDFITALGNRLFTGGINLLHNGAYTDAMVIYRAFRKNLVYELGLDREKPYAAFERLLNTRVSWEPLLSIRAARAKMKIAEIPGDEPERIGGERKLQVLRWGAVFALQVLANLAWKPDMR